In the Hemitrygon akajei chromosome 7, sHemAka1.3, whole genome shotgun sequence genome, one interval contains:
- the LOC140731139 gene encoding probable G-protein coupled receptor 82 isoform X1 — translation MASSSSLGSMAARSTLPAWTLNGTDGEGCNLTAGRLEKIILPVLYATIILVGLPANFMALWVFLRQYRKHGILVYLINLAAADLLSCLSLPFRVALLLGGDGWQESSPICAITMVVINSSFYYTVSCSTMFLAFISVSRYAMIVKPNSRRLNKFYDTGFAQCACALTWTLTIIPIVLLNLNYFFREVRLVAGAVCYNIQLQYGKRVSANAFVTVAVIFLVLLAMFAFSYASIAAELCGMRRKSGSQRSRLIHVRAQLIIVGAMMGFVICHLPYHVYQIVTGLHRLNSGGCAWLLQTHHIKLITLWLVSLSSCLDPILYFLLSKSFVKRGSNRERSS, via the exons ATGGCAAGTTCATCCTCTCTTGG CTCGATGGCAGCAAGGAGCACGCTGCCAGCCTGGACGCTGAATGGGACAGACGGGGAGGGCTGTAACCTGACCGCTGGCCGGCTGGAGAAGATCATTCTCCCGGTGCTGTACGCCACCATCATTCTCGTCGGGCTGCCTGCTAACTTCATGGCACTCTGGGTGTTCCTGAGGCAATACCGAAAGCACGGAATCCTGGTGTACCTGATTAACCTGGCAGCTGCCGACCTACTCAGCTGTCTGAGCCTCCCGTTCCGTGTGGCACTGCTCCTGGGGGGTGATGGCTGGCAAGAGAGCTCGCCCATCTGTGCCATCACCATGGTGGTCATCAACTCCAGCTTCTACTACACGGTCAGCTGTAGCACCATGTTCCTCGCCTTCATCAGCGTCAGCCGCTACGCCATGATCGTCAAGCCCAATAGCAGACGCCTCAACAAGTTCTACGACACCGGCTTCGCCCAGTGCGCCTGTGCCCTCACCTGGACCCTAACCATCATCCCCATCGTTTTACTCAACCTCAACTACTTCTTCAGGGAAGTGAGGCTGGTGGCCGGCGCTGTCTGCTACAACATCCAGCTGCAGTACGGCAAGAGGGTGTCGGCTAACGCCTTCGTGACAGTGGCGGTGATCTTCCTGGTGCTGCTGGCCATGTTCGCCTTCTCGTACGCCTCCATCGCGGCGGAGCTGTGCGGCATGAGGAGGAAGAGCGGCAGCCAGCGTAGCCGGCTCATCCACGTCCGGGCGCAGCTCATCATCGTTGGGGCCATGATGGGCTTTGTGATTTGCCACCTACCCTACCATGTCTACCAGATCGTCACTGGCCTCCACCGGTTAAACAGCGGCGGCTGCGCTTGGCTGCTGCAGACGCATCACATCAaactcatcaccctctggcttgtCTCCCTCAGCAGTTGCTTGGACCCTATCCTCTACTTCCTCCTCTCCAAATCCTTCGTAAAGCGCGGGAGCAACAGAGAAAGGAGcagttaa
- the LOC140731139 gene encoding probable G-protein coupled receptor 82 isoform X2 — protein sequence MAARSTLPAWTLNGTDGEGCNLTAGRLEKIILPVLYATIILVGLPANFMALWVFLRQYRKHGILVYLINLAAADLLSCLSLPFRVALLLGGDGWQESSPICAITMVVINSSFYYTVSCSTMFLAFISVSRYAMIVKPNSRRLNKFYDTGFAQCACALTWTLTIIPIVLLNLNYFFREVRLVAGAVCYNIQLQYGKRVSANAFVTVAVIFLVLLAMFAFSYASIAAELCGMRRKSGSQRSRLIHVRAQLIIVGAMMGFVICHLPYHVYQIVTGLHRLNSGGCAWLLQTHHIKLITLWLVSLSSCLDPILYFLLSKSFVKRGSNRERSS from the coding sequence ATGGCAGCAAGGAGCACGCTGCCAGCCTGGACGCTGAATGGGACAGACGGGGAGGGCTGTAACCTGACCGCTGGCCGGCTGGAGAAGATCATTCTCCCGGTGCTGTACGCCACCATCATTCTCGTCGGGCTGCCTGCTAACTTCATGGCACTCTGGGTGTTCCTGAGGCAATACCGAAAGCACGGAATCCTGGTGTACCTGATTAACCTGGCAGCTGCCGACCTACTCAGCTGTCTGAGCCTCCCGTTCCGTGTGGCACTGCTCCTGGGGGGTGATGGCTGGCAAGAGAGCTCGCCCATCTGTGCCATCACCATGGTGGTCATCAACTCCAGCTTCTACTACACGGTCAGCTGTAGCACCATGTTCCTCGCCTTCATCAGCGTCAGCCGCTACGCCATGATCGTCAAGCCCAATAGCAGACGCCTCAACAAGTTCTACGACACCGGCTTCGCCCAGTGCGCCTGTGCCCTCACCTGGACCCTAACCATCATCCCCATCGTTTTACTCAACCTCAACTACTTCTTCAGGGAAGTGAGGCTGGTGGCCGGCGCTGTCTGCTACAACATCCAGCTGCAGTACGGCAAGAGGGTGTCGGCTAACGCCTTCGTGACAGTGGCGGTGATCTTCCTGGTGCTGCTGGCCATGTTCGCCTTCTCGTACGCCTCCATCGCGGCGGAGCTGTGCGGCATGAGGAGGAAGAGCGGCAGCCAGCGTAGCCGGCTCATCCACGTCCGGGCGCAGCTCATCATCGTTGGGGCCATGATGGGCTTTGTGATTTGCCACCTACCCTACCATGTCTACCAGATCGTCACTGGCCTCCACCGGTTAAACAGCGGCGGCTGCGCTTGGCTGCTGCAGACGCATCACATCAaactcatcaccctctggcttgtCTCCCTCAGCAGTTGCTTGGACCCTATCCTCTACTTCCTCCTCTCCAAATCCTTCGTAAAGCGCGGGAGCAACAGAGAAAGGAGcagttaa
- the LOC140731138 gene encoding probable G-protein coupled receptor 82, translated as MNISTRTTADMCDYTTGLLEKCILPIMYSVISFVGILANFQILLIFQKQFLKKSGVRIYLMNLSVADLIICLVLPFRVALLIKGDTWEESSDECIAVNTIINLCFYCTLACRTLCLIFIGFSRYAVIVKFHNKKFNVLYRLTFAKCACMAFWIVGTLLVLTCSIYALQSMKVSKSRCYSVQVYNELQPNLVALIVTSILFLIILMPLVFLYILVVIYLVEVSKNSSVQQSRKLYKKTQLRICVAVSTCVVCVLPYVSYQFISNIYRMTQNECQMLVNMQWAKQILLWLVSCNSCLDPILYIIIQKYFSVVNWNLDPQTIGKSLDRETASNTH; from the coding sequence ATGAACATCTCCACCAGAACGACGGCGGACATGTGTGACTACACCACAGGCCTGCTGGAAAAATgtatcctccccatcatgtactCTGTCATCAGTTTCGTCGGAATACTGGCCAATTTCCAGATATTACTGATATTCCAAAAGCAATTCCTAAAGAAGAGTGGCGTGCGAATCTACCTGATGAACCTCTCGGTGGCAGATCTGATCATTTGCCTGGTTCTACCTTTCAGAGTAGCCCTGCTGATAAAGGGGGATACCTGGGAAGAAAGTTCGGACGAATGCATCGCAGTCAACACaatcatcaacctctgcttttacTGCACGCTCGCCTGCCGGACTCTGTGCTTAATTTTCATCGGCTTTAGCCGGTACGCAGTAATCGTGAAGTTCCACAACAAGAAGTTCAATGTGTTGTACCGACTCACTTTTGCCAAGTGCGCATGTATGGCTTTCTGGATTGTGGGGACATTGTTGGTGCTAACCTGCTCCATTTACGCACTACAGTCAATGAAAGTGTCAAAGTCTCGGTGCTACAGTGTCCAGGTGTACAACGAACTGCAGCCTAACTTGGTTGCACTCATTGTCACCTCAATACTCTTTCTTATTATTTTAATGCCGCTTGTTTTTCTGTACATTTTAGTAGTGATCTACTTGGTCGAGGTGAGTAAAAACAGTTCAGTGCAGCAAAGCCGTAAACTTTACAAGAAAACGCAGCTGAGGATTTGCGTTGCTGTATCtacctgtgtggtgtgtgtgctcCCTTATGTCAGCTATCAGTTCATTTCGAACATTTACCGAATGACGCAAAACGAATGCCAGATGCTGGTAAACATGCAGTGGGCAAAACAGATCCTGTTGTGGCTGGTTTCATGTAACAGCTGCCTGGACCCCATCTTGTACATCATCATCCAGAAATATTTCTCAGTTGTCAACTGGAACCTAGACCCACAAACCATAGGGAAGTCTTTGGACAGGGAAACTGCAAGTAACACTCACTAG